In the genome of Oncorhynchus gorbuscha isolate QuinsamMale2020 ecotype Even-year linkage group LG05, OgorEven_v1.0, whole genome shotgun sequence, the window gagagaaggattgTTTGTATTCAGATTAAAGGAAGTCCTTAGTGATATATTACCAAGGTTTTTCAGTAGTGGTTTTCAATGTTATTGTTTGCGTTGGTGACACTCAACAAATGGGTTTGGGGTATTTCAATAGTGCGTTTCCAGTATTTCTAAGAGCTAATGTCTTTCAACTATTTAGATTATTTGGCACAGTAAAAGGAATCACCCAAGACAGTCATTTATGTCATGTATCACTCCAAATCTGGACATAACAACATTGACTTTGTCAGTTGCTATTGGTACTAtaaacatacactaccattcaaatgttttagaacacctactcattcaagggttattctttatttttatttttttactattttctacattgtagaataatagtgaagacatcagaactatgaaataacacatgtaatcatgtagcaaccaaaaaagtgttaaacaaatcaaaatcgattttatatttgagattcttcaaatagccaccccttgccttgatgacagctttgcacactctttgcattctctcaaccagcttcacctggaatgcttttccaacagtcttagaggagttcccacatatgttgagcacttgttggctgcctttccttcactctgcagtccaactcatcccattttcttcactctgctgtccaactcatcccaaaccatctcaatttggttgaggtcgggattgtggaggccaggtcatctgatgcagcactcaatcactctccttcttggtcaaatagcccttacacagcctggaggtgtgttggatcattgtcctgttgaaaaacaaatgatagtcccactaagtgcaaaccagatgggataacATAtcgatgcagaatgctgtggtagccatgctgaagaatctcaaatcaaatataaaatatattttgatttgttttacactttttggttctacatgattccatatgtgttatttcatagttttgatgtcttaactattattctacaatgtagaaaagacaaaaaaataaagaaaaaccctggaatgagtaggtgttctaaaacttttgactggtagtgtacacaGTGAAAGTACAGTATAAACTGGACTATAAACCGTTCCAACAGACACAAGGTTTGCAAAGCGTCGGAAACTTTCTGATACATTTCCGGAATTGTTCTggaaattttccatgggaagttaaacCCTGGAATTTGgagaattttgcttaaattcatcaaaaaagttagcttataacaaaCAGTGAGCCTTTTTTATgcgatacacataaggcaattcaatgtcttgtggcatattttggttaaactatccataattcaatggaattgcaaccctctgcatgtacagtgcactcttccatcacatctACAGCGgcttctcaagatcttgcacactaatggaatgctattgagcccacactactacactgtctgagctaaggactacatgctttctggtaagttttgattacaatactgggttgGGTGAATATATTTGATATGACATACATtatttttgttaactagtaaatagtagcctaggAGTCTTTCCAAGAAATGGCCATGTCACAGTCTGgattatgtattttgggagagagtggtaagcagcctgaaactcctgaaacctatagcagtagccattgcgcGGATTGaaggagacaatgccatcctgtctaaTGTTCAGACACTGGAAACTCTGGAAACTGCAGTTTTGAAATATATCAAAAAGCATGAAGACTTCtccctgaagcccatacacgccacagcatacatgttggaccccaagtatgctggcaagagcatcctgtctggtgcagagatcaacaagccCTATGGATCATCACTAccatgtctcgccaccttggcctggatgagggagaggttcttggcagtctggcgaagtacacttccaatcATATCTTTAAGATGGAGCTGCAATATGGCAGctgtgccaacatatctcatcagccacctggtgtaagggactttgtggatctgaggcaatttccctgttgcctccatcatcctccaaatcccaccaacatcagctgcCTCAAAGTGCaattggtccttgtttgggaacactcacaccaaagcacgcaacaggctgaccaatacaagggttgaaaaattggtgacTCTCCCAtttgaagagtcaactcatttaaataaagttcaattcgtaactaaattgtttttttttctattggaaggatttaatcatttgcaattatgtctacttataaggcaaaaggtttatgtttctgtctccatatgatattgtaaatatatccaatgcaaaaaacatctacatttaaatggtattaatatggaTTTCCGTTAATTCCAACGGGAAGTTTCCACCTggatattccccaaaatgtgcaaccctcaCAGACACAGGTGATTAATTTTACATTTATGGATTAGGCTTGACTTTGAAATGGTGCATTGCAGATGTATTCTGAGTCATCAGATGTTACTTATACTGCTACTAAAGATATTAGCTAGAGCTTATCATTTGAGTCTGGTAAAATGCTGTTTTGCCTTGGATTCACAATTCACATGTGTAAGAGGGCTAAATGAATTGCTGTTTTATTTATTAAACATTTTTGCATAAACAATATTTTGTACATGGATTATTATTTTCATGCTTCTGTGTAGCATTGCCATTATATATTAACATTGTAGTTCAATTGTATATTAACATTGTAGTTCAGTCACATTTCAGAATTTAAGATGAGTATGCTGCCACCTGCCGGATACATCTGGAAATCCAACATGACACTAAATCGCTGGGCTGCGCCTGCGTACATTTTGACGTCTACAGTTTCCGGAAGTGGATTGTTCAGCCCGTGGTTCAGAGTAAAAAAACGATAGCACAAACAAATATACGTATTTCTTTAATTTCAACATCACAAATGTCAGGGGGGGGCCGTTTAGAGAACGCGAATCCCTTGATTTTTCAACGAACAGGCGAGAGACTTCAGACCGCAAATGACGAGGACGAAGATGTTGCTGATCCCATCGACGACAGAGAAATATTTGATATCCTTTCTGTGTAGCTAGTTTAAGGATACATCCCTTGAGCTTTCAATGTCATACTAATTAACTTAGCATATTATGCTTAATTCTTTAATAAGAAAGCTCATTTCTCAACATTGTGTTATCAGATTTCACCTTAACCCGTGCTACATCTCATCAGATCCATTAATGATCCTGAACACCCACTGTCCCTCGAGGAGTTGAATGTCGTGGAACAAGTGCGAGTGCGCGTGAGTTAAACTTCTTTCACAACTTTTTCCCCAGTTAGATGTTCGACACAGACACACTTGTGTAGCTACTAAGGACAGCAGATAGTCCATACTTAGCCTAATAAAACCATCAACTTTATTTTTCTTTATAGGTAGATGACCAAGAGAACACAGTGGGTGTGGAGTTCACCCCCACTATACCCCACTGCAGCATGGCAACTCTCATAGGCCTGTCCATCAAAGTCAAACTGCTGCGGTCCCTGCCAGAAAGGTTTAAGGTGGGTGAAATAAATGAAGTCTGCTTCCTGGTGAGCTGTGAGAGGAAAACAAGCTTTAATATGATTTAATTGTCTGGACATTTAAGATTAACATGGTGGGTCATGTCCATCTATGCCTAATCATATCTCTGCAGATTGATGTGCACATCACTCCTGGGACGCATGCCTCAGAAGATGCAGGTAAAGTGACATGCCTCTGAAGTAACTCAACATTGAGGCTGAGACCAACAATCACACCTTCAAGACGACTGTTGTAGACTGCCCTTTTTGAGAAGCCCTTAACATCAATTCCACAACAACAGTGATACTGAGACTGAATTTTCACCTTAAAATGTATATTAAACAAAATCCAATGACTACAAAGTTAAGCAAATCAtgcaactctatgcacaaggactacttttaacaatttccacaaaTGTTTACAAAAACAAATTTACTAGAACAACAGTGCAGAAGCAAATTTTGTTAACAGAATGACAGTTTGTGCTTTTTTGCTGTCATTCTTTTACggaagtaaatgtgtttttgtggaaattgttcaaagtagtcctTGTATGTAGAGTTGTATGggttgtttaactttgcaattaTTGGATTTTGttttacatacactaccgttcaaaagtttggggtgacttagaaatgtccttgttttttttgtccttttaaataacattaaaataatcagaaatacagtagatattgttaatgttgtaaattactattgtagctgcaAAGGGCTGATttattattattgatttattttgccCATttatccccaatttcgtggtatccaattggtagttagtcttgtctcatcgctgcaactcccgtacggactctggAGAGGTGGAGGTCTAGAGCtctgcgtcctctgaaacacaaccccgccgcactgcttcttgacacagtgCCCACATAACCCGGAAACCAGccccaccaatgtgtcggaggaaacactgtacgcCTGGCGAccgacgctgggccagttgtgtgccgcctcatgggtctcccggtcatggcCGGCTGCAAccgagcctggactcgaacccagaatctctagtggcacagctaagcacta includes:
- the ciao2b gene encoding cytosolic iron-sulfur assembly component 2B yields the protein MSGGGRLENANPLIFQRTGERLQTANDEDEDVADPIDDREIFDLIRSINDPEHPLSLEELNVVEQVRVRVDDQENTVGVEFTPTIPHCSMATLIGLSIKVKLLRSLPERFKIDVHITPGTHASEDAVNKQLADKERVAAALENSQLLEVVNQCLISNARTG